One window of Vibrio sinaloensis genomic DNA carries:
- a CDS encoding cyclin-dependent kinase inhibitor 3 family protein — MTHPTWQLNLDSGALVLTPCPGTKGVDLNTSLAQLKQQGVEAIVTALDDAELASKQVEALGREAQQLGMQWFQIEIEDDCAPGEGFAAKWQQASPVLHKIVDRGGKVAMHCMGGSGRTGLFAAHLLLEKEWPLERIIEQVQALRPGAFTKPVQLEYITSVAAR; from the coding sequence ATGACACACCCAACCTGGCAATTAAATCTAGACAGTGGCGCGCTGGTTCTTACTCCCTGCCCAGGGACCAAAGGCGTCGACCTTAATACGTCGTTGGCTCAACTCAAGCAACAAGGTGTCGAAGCGATCGTCACCGCGCTCGATGATGCTGAGTTAGCCAGTAAACAAGTGGAGGCGTTGGGCCGTGAGGCGCAGCAACTCGGTATGCAGTGGTTCCAAATCGAGATTGAAGATGACTGTGCACCGGGTGAAGGTTTTGCGGCTAAGTGGCAGCAAGCAAGTCCGGTTCTACACAAGATTGTTGATCGTGGTGGCAAAGTCGCTATGCACTGTATGGGGGGCTCGGGTCGTACAGGCCTGTTTGCGGCGCATTTACTGCTTGAAAAGGAATGGCCTTTAGAGCGCATTATCGAGCAGGTGCAAGCACTAAGACCAGGGGCATTTACCAAGCCAGTACAGCTTGAATACATTACCTCGGTAGCGGCGCGATAG